CCAAGTTTTGTGGTACGACTTGCGGGGGAAAGATAATCCAGACCGTTAGGATCATTTACATAAGTCCAGTGGGTAACAACGGAGTTCCAAATATCAATAATTTGATTGGGGTTATAATCACCTGTACTGGAGTGTTTTATTAAACTTAAAGCTCCATCTCGGGTCTCAGGATTTGCTATATCCATAGCTTCGGAGATTTTTTTTGCCCTGTCTTCGTTACCTGTTAGATCCATTTTGGAAATGTCTAATTTACTTGAGGCAGATGACTCGTCATTTGAACTGTTAGAAGTACATCCTGTTATGAAAATAACTCCAAATATTACGATAATAATTAAAAAAAGATCCCGTTTTGCCATGAAATAATATATTTTATTTTTAGCGATATAATTTACTAAATTGATTTATTGAAATAAATCGGTGCATTTTGTTGAAATAAGCATTTTCTTCTAAGTTCTTTTTACTGATTAAAAAGACAGACTGCTAATTTATGCAAATTATATCTCTGTGTGATTATTTTATTGATCCTCATTTTTGGGATAGCTCATCGGCAGGTTATCAAAGTGATGAACTTGGATCTTAAAAGGTGAAGAGTTGATTTATATTAAAAATCCGGAATATCCTCTGCCTTCACAACATACACTTTTGAAAAGTGATCAGGGTGGTATCTCATCTTGGCTTCCCTTAGACCGGGCAGACCGAGGTCCGATTCCCTGTTGATAAATTTATATTTTCCTTTGAGATTTTTCGCAGTTTCATTATTGATTATTTTATAGCTCCCGCTGCATTTTGGGAGTCCTTTCTCAAAATGAACCACAATATTGTCTGGGTTCAATTCTTCAAAGATCGAAAGGGCAATAATGTCTTCCTCGTTTTTGATAATTATCCCGGAAAGCTCCAGTTCCCTGTAATGATCCACTGCATACTGGAGGGCGTTCATCTCGTAATTCAGGACGCTATTCTCTTCGCAGTGCTTCCATTCACACCATTTTATGAGGAATTTATGAATGCTTTCAAGGCTTTCATCTGAGATATCCTCGATCTTATAGCTGCATTTATTCTTGAATTTGTTGATCTGCTTCCTGATATTGAAAAAATCCTTTCCCGGAAGATCTGCAAGAAGTTCGGTATCGTATACATAGTCGAAGAAATCCCGTTCGGGAACAATTACGTCCTTTGGAATATATT
Above is a window of Methanolacinia paynteri DNA encoding:
- a CDS encoding DUF2156 domain-containing protein yields the protein MMIDINDFRDVTLKDKAFFKEFFSKYPSEHSDNTFPTMVCWSEYAHYRFVNVGGAVIISSEIDGDYSFRGPFGEYDDSLLIDTLKLAKEYGTDHAYEIFDKNTFLKVLKYIPKDVIVPERDFFDYVYDTELLADLPGKDFFNIRKQINKFKNKCSYKIEDISDESLESIHKFLIKWCEWKHCEENSVLNYEMNALQYAVDHYRELELSGIIIKNEEDIIALSIFEELNPDNIVVHFEKGLPKCSGSYKIINNETAKNLKGKYKFINRESDLGLPGLREAKMRYHPDHFSKVYVVKAEDIPDF